From a region of the Bacillota bacterium genome:
- a CDS encoding heavy-metal-associated domain-containing protein — translation MTGPGTEKTFLVGGLFSEEGKKEVEHNLIQIDGVQQVNVSLSDSAVNVRYDPGVIRDEFLARTLDSLGYSPRVR, via the coding sequence ATGACAGGCCCTGGCACCGAAAAAACTTTCCTGGTGGGCGGGTTGTTCAGTGAAGAAGGTAAAAAAGAGGTCGAACATAATCTTATCCAAATCGACGGGGTGCAACAGGTTAATGTATCCTTAAGTGATAGTGCCGTAAATGTACGCTATGACCCGGGTGTGATAAGAGATGAATTCTTGGCCAGAACACTTGACTCACTGGGCTATTCTCCCCGGGTAAGATAG
- a CDS encoding YbaB/EbfC family nucleoid-associated protein, whose protein sequence is MFALKEGPHMGMDMGGMMQYIQEMQKKVRDMTVKVTSEDGTVSVIMNGHQELTQVIIGPEVFDKKDAAELSAVIAETFSQALTESKKMLQEEIKKVTGGMGLPPIPGLF, encoded by the coding sequence ATGTTTGCACTGAAGGAGGGACCTCACATGGGTATGGATATGGGCGGCATGATGCAATATATTCAGGAAATGCAAAAAAAAGTTCGTGATATGACTGTAAAAGTAACCTCGGAGGACGGGACAGTAAGTGTGATCATGAACGGGCACCAGGAATTGACACAAGTGATTATAGGTCCGGAGGTTTTTGATAAAAAAGATGCTGCCGAACTTTCTGCGGTTATTGCTGAAACATTCAGCCAGGCTCTTACTGAATCTAAGAAGATGCTACAGGAGGAGATTAAAAAGGTTACCGGGGGGATGGGATTGCCGCCGATTCCCGGACTTTTTTAA
- a CDS encoding DUF3794 domain-containing protein, which translates to MALEYFYREPENVLCVKVKVPVVLADEDITVMVDNIAHLPELAQKVDHIDARLQDFRVRPLFVHEDGNNWISIIEEEGWERFGWGHPEGRLPVVKKIMIEGTLHKQIFYVNRDNDVRHFAEDIPFSESVTLADPAPVVDEDDVYGEIWEKKIDMRWSLRGGSRLSQTGEMTFRVKVVEDRQIWVQACPRLGQVCVKGRNILKDGGLENWGSDTDPLFWGATNVNRNGDVVYEGSYSAELGGTGDNQGLLNSALFQTVDINGGFEYRLCWYVRENAGAEGASFNLLVELAFFDDDGNEITARREDLLPTQIPDDSFRRFCLDAVAPEDATSAVARFTFTPIGDNTSSVKIDNVTLECMRVGLYGTYYEERR; encoded by the coding sequence ATGGCATTAGAGTACTTTTACAGGGAACCGGAAAATGTACTTTGCGTAAAGGTGAAAGTTCCCGTTGTTTTGGCCGATGAAGACATTACCGTGATGGTAGATAATATCGCTCATTTGCCGGAGCTGGCTCAGAAAGTAGACCATATTGATGCCCGTCTGCAAGATTTTAGAGTAAGGCCCCTTTTCGTACATGAAGACGGTAATAATTGGATTAGCATTATCGAAGAAGAAGGATGGGAAAGATTCGGCTGGGGACACCCGGAGGGCAGACTGCCTGTTGTTAAAAAGATAATGATAGAAGGAACCTTGCATAAGCAAATTTTCTATGTTAACAGGGATAATGATGTTAGGCATTTTGCTGAAGATATTCCCTTTTCTGAGAGCGTTACGCTAGCTGACCCCGCTCCTGTTGTTGACGAAGATGATGTTTACGGCGAAATCTGGGAAAAGAAAATTGATATGCGCTGGAGCTTGCGCGGGGGAAGTCGTCTCAGCCAAACCGGGGAAATGACATTTAGGGTTAAAGTTGTAGAAGATCGTCAAATTTGGGTGCAGGCCTGCCCAAGGTTAGGTCAGGTTTGTGTGAAAGGTAGGAATATCCTTAAAGACGGCGGCCTGGAGAACTGGGGATCCGACACCGATCCGTTGTTCTGGGGAGCAACCAACGTCAACCGTAATGGCGATGTTGTTTATGAGGGCAGTTATTCCGCTGAACTTGGTGGAACCGGTGATAACCAAGGCCTTCTAAACTCTGCTCTTTTCCAAACGGTGGATATAAACGGTGGATTCGAATACAGGTTATGTTGGTATGTAAGGGAAAATGCAGGCGCGGAAGGAGCATCCTTCAACCTGCTTGTAGAACTGGCATTTTTCGATGACGACGGGAATGAAATAACAGCCCGGCGGGAAGATTTGCTACCCACGCAAATTCCCGATGACAGTTTCCGGCGTTTCTGCCTGGATGCTGTAGCCCCGGAAGATGCAACAAGTGCTGTGGCCCGGTTTACCTTTACGCCCATAGGTGACAACACCAGTAGTGTTAAGATCGATAATGTTACCCTTGAGTGTATGAGGGTTGGTTTATACGGCACCTACTATGAAGAAAGGCGTTAA
- a CDS encoding DUF3794 domain-containing protein — protein sequence MAAQVAPVTEQLTINQVVNEQTAQTVVRGTITVPDPKPDVDEILSVDRTATVKDISIVPDKVIVEGTLTLQVVYVAFKPDQAVHHMHEQINFTGYVDVPGATPDMNVKVDIDIEDVSVNRSNKKPRDFDVAAVLEVSAKVTENRQIEVVVDVPGYDVESEMINVDDLVDQESSQVIVSDEFEVPAEKPPVEKILDVDTQTTITDTRIVKDKVIIDGEVTIQVTYVAFEPSQPVHNMHQSFSFSHFIEVPGAAPGMNVEVDAYVEDVDVETKGAYADRLTAYIVLELNARVMEPKQINVVTEVAGVSFEKTLLNIESVVGEDSAQVVLRESFETPDPKPDVEKVLDTTAKEIKITESKVINNKVILRGYVDVNIIYVAALDDQPVHSMHQRINFRTFVEIPGAENGMNVMVTPIVEYIKSDYESCNVHVELVMKVRVRVTESMQREVVTAEMIEEPDVCLPGETIDYTIRQGDTLFELAQRYSTTVNAIIAANPGVNPQNLKVGDTITIPCGAKG from the coding sequence ATGGCTGCACAAGTGGCACCGGTTACAGAACAACTAACAATAAACCAAGTGGTTAATGAGCAAACCGCTCAAACTGTTGTGCGAGGTACAATTACCGTACCCGACCCAAAACCGGATGTGGATGAGATTTTGTCCGTGGATAGAACGGCCACGGTAAAAGATATCAGCATCGTCCCTGACAAGGTCATTGTTGAGGGAACGCTTACGTTGCAAGTGGTCTATGTGGCTTTTAAACCAGACCAGGCCGTACATCATATGCACGAACAGATTAATTTTACCGGTTATGTCGACGTCCCCGGCGCTACCCCTGATATGAATGTAAAAGTTGATATTGATATTGAGGACGTGAGCGTGAACCGCAGCAATAAAAAACCAAGGGATTTTGATGTGGCGGCTGTTTTAGAGGTGTCTGCCAAGGTAACCGAGAACCGCCAGATTGAAGTAGTGGTAGATGTTCCCGGGTATGATGTAGAGTCCGAAATGATTAATGTTGATGACTTAGTTGACCAAGAAAGTTCACAGGTAATTGTAAGTGATGAATTTGAGGTGCCCGCGGAAAAACCGCCCGTGGAAAAGATTCTGGATGTGGATACCCAGACCACCATTACGGATACGCGCATTGTCAAGGATAAGGTTATCATTGACGGTGAAGTGACCATACAAGTAACATACGTGGCCTTTGAACCAAGCCAGCCGGTGCACAACATGCATCAAAGCTTTAGTTTTAGCCACTTTATCGAAGTCCCCGGGGCAGCTCCGGGCATGAACGTGGAAGTGGATGCCTATGTAGAAGATGTAGATGTGGAAACCAAGGGCGCGTACGCCGACAGGTTGACTGCTTACATTGTGCTGGAACTTAATGCCAGGGTAATGGAGCCCAAGCAGATTAACGTGGTAACTGAGGTTGCAGGGGTATCTTTTGAGAAAACACTGCTCAATATTGAAAGTGTTGTGGGTGAAGATTCTGCCCAGGTGGTCTTAAGGGAGTCCTTTGAGACACCGGACCCCAAACCTGATGTGGAAAAGGTTTTGGATACCACTGCCAAGGAAATAAAGATTACAGAGAGCAAAGTTATTAATAACAAAGTAATCCTACGCGGCTATGTTGATGTGAATATTATCTACGTGGCTGCACTGGATGACCAGCCGGTTCATTCCATGCACCAGCGTATTAATTTCCGTACATTTGTGGAAATCCCGGGTGCGGAGAACGGTATGAATGTAATGGTTACACCCATAGTGGAGTACATCAAGTCTGATTATGAAAGCTGTAATGTACATGTGGAATTGGTAATGAAGGTAAGGGTAAGAGTTACCGAATCTATGCAGCGGGAAGTTGTTACTGCCGAAATGATAGAAGAACCTGATGTATGTCTACCCGGTGAAACAATTGATTACACCATTAGACAGGGAGATACTCTTTTCGAGCTGGCCCAAAGGTATAGTACTACTGTTAACGCCATTATTGCCGCCAACCCGGGGGTAAATCCTCAGAACCTTAAGGTTGGTGATACGATCACCATTCCCTGCGGAGCTAAAGGTTAG
- a CDS encoding FprA family A-type flavoprotein, which translates to MKAVEIKPKIYWVGGIDWNLRYFHGYLTPRGTTYNAYLIVDDKITLVDTVKHYLFEEMLERIKDIIDPAKIDYLVVNHVEMDHSGSVPKIMEVAPEAKIITSDKGKKGLERHYKKEWEYQIIKSGDEMNLGSHTLKFVQTPMVHWPDSMVTYIPEDKLLLPNDAFGQHIGSTERFDDQLGWDIVHEEAATYYANIVLPYGDQVKKALDVLGQLPIDMIAPSHGVIWRSFIPQLLEVYPKWANHETDQKALIVYDTMWGSTREIANALANGLEDAGVPVTTRFLQTSHMSEIMTDVLVSRAVLVGSSTLNNGMLPTVSGFLTYVKGLRPKNRMGLAFGSYGWGGQGARHVEEALKDMNWEIPHELINIQYVPDDDELQGVKETGRKLGEMIRE; encoded by the coding sequence ATGAAGGCTGTTGAAATTAAGCCAAAAATATATTGGGTTGGTGGCATTGATTGGAACCTTCGCTATTTTCATGGTTATCTGACTCCCCGGGGTACTACTTATAACGCGTACTTAATTGTGGATGATAAAATAACCCTGGTGGATACCGTAAAACACTATCTTTTTGAGGAAATGCTGGAGCGTATAAAGGATATAATTGATCCGGCAAAAATTGATTATCTGGTAGTAAACCATGTGGAGATGGACCATTCCGGCAGTGTCCCCAAAATTATGGAAGTTGCCCCGGAGGCTAAAATTATTACTTCCGATAAGGGCAAAAAAGGGCTGGAAAGGCACTACAAAAAGGAGTGGGAATATCAGATTATAAAGTCCGGTGATGAAATGAATCTGGGTTCCCATACTTTAAAGTTTGTGCAGACGCCTATGGTTCACTGGCCTGATTCCATGGTTACTTATATTCCTGAAGACAAGCTGCTGTTGCCCAACGATGCCTTTGGGCAACATATTGGCAGCACGGAACGTTTCGATGATCAGCTGGGTTGGGACATAGTCCATGAAGAGGCGGCCACGTACTATGCTAATATTGTCCTGCCTTACGGGGACCAGGTAAAAAAAGCTTTGGATGTGCTGGGACAATTACCTATTGATATGATTGCTCCCAGTCATGGAGTGATCTGGCGCTCATTTATACCACAACTGCTTGAAGTTTACCCTAAGTGGGCAAACCATGAAACTGACCAAAAGGCGCTTATTGTTTATGATACCATGTGGGGTTCTACCAGGGAAATCGCTAACGCGCTGGCCAACGGGCTGGAGGATGCCGGTGTCCCTGTTACTACCCGCTTTCTACAAACAAGCCATATGTCGGAAATAATGACCGATGTATTAGTATCCAGGGCTGTTCTAGTGGGGTCCTCAACACTAAATAATGGTATGCTACCCACAGTTAGCGGTTTTCTGACCTATGTAAAGGGATTACGTCCCAAAAACCGCATGGGGCTAGCTTTTGGCTCCTACGGCTGGGGCGGTCAGGGAGCAAGGCATGTAGAAGAGGCTCTTAAGGATATGAATTGGGAAATTCCGCATGAATTAATTAATATTCAGTATGTCCCGGATGACGATGAGCTTCAAGGTGTTAAAGAGACCGGCAGGAAATTAGGTGAAATGATCCGCGAGTAA
- a CDS encoding rubrerythrin family protein — MTLKGTRTERNLLTAFAGESQARNRYTYFASIAKKEGYEQISAAFLETADHEKEHAKRLFKFLEGGEVEVSTSFPAGLIGTTVENLKAAVGGENHEHQIMYPEFANTAEEEGFSKIAGVFRAIANAEVGHEERYKKFIENIEQGKVFKRDQKVTWRCRNCGYLHESTGAPDRCPACDHPQSFYEIMGENY, encoded by the coding sequence ATGACTTTAAAGGGAACGAGAACAGAGCGTAATTTACTCACTGCTTTTGCGGGTGAGTCGCAGGCCAGAAACCGATACACTTATTTTGCCAGTATTGCTAAAAAGGAAGGTTATGAGCAAATATCAGCCGCATTCCTGGAAACCGCGGATCATGAAAAAGAACATGCTAAGCGCTTATTTAAATTTCTGGAAGGCGGAGAAGTAGAGGTCTCCACATCTTTTCCGGCCGGACTTATCGGTACTACGGTGGAGAATTTGAAAGCTGCTGTGGGTGGGGAAAATCACGAGCACCAAATAATGTATCCGGAATTTGCTAATACAGCAGAGGAAGAGGGCTTTTCCAAAATTGCGGGTGTTTTTAGGGCCATTGCTAATGCAGAGGTGGGTCACGAAGAGCGATATAAAAAGTTTATCGAAAATATTGAGCAGGGAAAAGTTTTTAAGCGTGACCAAAAGGTTACCTGGAGATGCCGTAATTGTGGGTATTTACACGAGAGCACCGGGGCGCCCGATAGATGTCCCGCATGCGATCACCCGCAAAGCTTTTACGAAATTATGGGCGAGAACTATTAG
- a CDS encoding ABC transporter ATP-binding protein — protein MSGNDNKLVIRSVSKTFKTKKTDVTALQETTFDVREGEFVTILGPSGCGKSTILRVVAGLVAPSSGEVLLDGRMITSPGPERGMVFQSYTLFPWLTVQKNIEFGLELKKTNKDAREKEARRYLELIGLSGFENVYPVNLSGGMKQRVAIARALANEPEVLLMDEPFGALDAQTRTLMQELLLNVWEETRKTIMFVTHDVEEAIFLGDTIYVMTARPGCIKERIKVDLPRPRNYEIKDKPEFLAYKRYALELIRQESIKAANTV, from the coding sequence ATGAGCGGTAATGATAATAAATTAGTAATAAGGTCAGTTTCTAAAACCTTTAAGACCAAGAAAACGGACGTAACCGCTTTACAGGAGACTACTTTTGATGTGCGGGAAGGGGAATTTGTGACCATATTAGGCCCTTCCGGCTGCGGTAAATCCACAATATTGAGGGTAGTTGCCGGGCTGGTTGCACCTTCTTCCGGGGAAGTGTTGCTGGACGGGAGAATGATAACATCACCGGGGCCAGAAAGGGGTATGGTCTTTCAATCTTATACTTTATTCCCGTGGTTGACCGTGCAGAAAAACATAGAATTTGGACTGGAATTGAAAAAAACTAATAAAGATGCCAGGGAAAAGGAAGCCAGGCGTTACCTTGAACTTATCGGTTTATCAGGGTTCGAAAATGTTTATCCGGTAAACTTGAGTGGTGGCATGAAGCAGCGTGTAGCTATTGCCCGGGCCCTTGCCAACGAACCCGAAGTATTGTTAATGGATGAGCCCTTCGGGGCTTTAGATGCCCAAACAAGGACCCTGATGCAGGAATTGTTGCTCAATGTATGGGAAGAAACCCGGAAAACGATAATGTTCGTCACCCACGATGTAGAAGAGGCCATTTTCCTGGGGGATACAATTTACGTGATGACTGCTAGGCCCGGTTGTATCAAGGAGAGAATTAAGGTTGACTTACCTCGCCCACGAAATTACGAGATAAAGGATAAACCGGAATTCCTCGCCTATAAGAGATATGCCCTGGAATTAATTAGGCAGGAAAGTATAAAGGCCGCCAACACAGTTTGA
- a CDS encoding ABC transporter permease, with product MQGPIRNTFKKGITEKNSYLGIINFALILMAWSALAYSGLVSNIFLPTPVQVIETAYQMISDPAGDNLLHHAFISTARVAVGFCLSAIIAVPLGMFMGRLSSVRAFFEPLMGAVRYMPASAFIPLFILWIGLGEAEKITVIFWGTFFQQTLMVMDVAKNVSGELVEVSYTLGAKQLNTFKKVILPASLPGIIDTLRISFGWAWTYLIVAELVGANSGLGYVIIQAGRFLHTDVIFVGILVIGLLGMFTDLFFKILYRVMFPWLTKEGT from the coding sequence ATGCAAGGACCGATCAGAAATACATTCAAAAAAGGTATAACTGAAAAAAATAGCTACCTGGGTATAATCAATTTTGCATTGATATTGATGGCGTGGTCTGCACTGGCATATTCAGGCCTGGTATCAAATATTTTTTTACCCACCCCTGTACAAGTTATTGAAACAGCCTATCAAATGATTTCTGACCCGGCGGGAGACAACCTTTTACATCATGCTTTTATCAGTACCGCCAGGGTAGCGGTCGGTTTCTGCCTTTCTGCGATTATTGCGGTGCCACTGGGTATGTTTATGGGTAGGCTGTCTTCAGTGCGGGCCTTTTTTGAGCCCTTGATGGGGGCGGTGCGTTATATGCCGGCATCGGCTTTTATCCCGCTGTTTATTTTGTGGATTGGTCTCGGGGAAGCAGAAAAAATTACGGTTATTTTTTGGGGAACTTTCTTTCAACAGACTTTGATGGTTATGGATGTGGCCAAAAATGTATCGGGAGAACTTGTAGAGGTCTCTTATACTCTGGGGGCTAAACAGCTCAATACTTTTAAAAAAGTGATATTACCTGCTTCACTCCCCGGCATAATAGATACACTGCGCATCAGTTTTGGCTGGGCGTGGACATATCTTATAGTTGCTGAACTGGTGGGAGCTAATTCAGGTTTGGGTTATGTGATCATTCAGGCCGGCCGCTTTTTACATACCGATGTTATATTTGTGGGCATCCTGGTAATAGGTCTTCTGGGCATGTTTACAGACCTGTTTTTTAAAATACTTTATAGGGTTATGTTCCCGTGGTTAACCAAGGAGGGAACTTAA